One window of the Anolis sagrei isolate rAnoSag1 chromosome 5, rAnoSag1.mat, whole genome shotgun sequence genome contains the following:
- the LOC132777179 gene encoding hyaluronidase-1-like, translated as MCHLRINCLPVWIFFMVADGTTAMSTRAPLFPSKPFVVVWNAPTEQCRLRYKVDLDLNVFDVLSNPNDTLNGPTVTIFYPNQLGYYPHFHDHRDPVEGGIPQNQSIINHLNKAKSDIDHSIRMKTFQGLGVIDWEDWRPQWDRNWGKKVIYRNTSLDLVKRSHPEWSKNSILKEAKEEFENAGKNFMTSTLTLAEDMRPKGLWGYYLYPDCYNYDYKIKTKTYTGKCPDLEYSRNDLLLWLWKESTALYPSIYLEYMLKSSTNALKFVHYRVKEAIRIASIARNDYALPIFVYSMPFYSYSFEPLSEIDLVHTIGESAALGAAGVILWGSMKYASTSESCLTVKKYVDGLLGHYIVNVTTAAKICSKIICKRNGRCIRKDSESFDYLHLHPQSFKIRFSKTTNKVYVVGRMKRKDKVAMKEKFMCQCYQGWTGKYCKMPSFKMRV; from the exons ATGTGCCATCTACGGATCAATTGCCTACCAGTATGGATCTTCTTTATGGTGGCTGATGGGACTACAGCTATGTCGACAAGAGCTCCGTTGTTTCCCAGTAAACCTTTCGtagtagtgtggaatgcacctaCTGAACAATGCCGGCTACGCTACAAAGTGGATTTAGATCTAAACGTTTTTGATGTTCTATCAAATCCTAATGACACCTTGAATGGGCCTACCGTGACAATATTTTATCCCAATCAGTTGGGATACTATCCTCATTTCCATGATCATAGAGATCCCGTCGAGGGAGGTATACCGCAGAACCAGAGCATCATCAATCACCTAAACAAGGCCAAGTCAGACATTGATCATTCAATTAGAATGAAGACATTCCAAGGGCTTGGAGTCATTGACTGGgaagactggagacctcagtGGGACAGGAATTGGGGGAAAAAAGTAATTTACAGAAACACATCTCTTGATCTTGTTAAAAGAAGTCATCCTGAGTGGTCAAAGAATTCAATTCTCAAAGAGGCtaaggaagaatttgaaaatgctGGCAAGAATTTTATGACCAGCACCCTTACTCTTGCTGAAGATATGAGACCAAAAGGGTTATGGGGTTACTATCTGTACCCAGACTGCTATAATTATGATTATAAGATTAAGACCAAGACATACACAGGCAAATGCCCAGATCTGGAATATTCCCGTAATGATCTTCTGCTTTGGCTTTGGAAAGAAAGCACTGCCCTTTATCCTTCAATATACCTGGAATATATGTTGAAGTCAAGTACAAATGCTTTGAAATTTGTACACTATCGAGTTAAGGAGGCAATACGCATTGCTTCTATAGCTAGGAACGACTATGCTTTACCCATTTTTGTTTACTCTATGCCTTTTTATTCCTATTCCTTTGAGCCTTTGTCAGAG ATTGATTTGGTGCACACTATTGGTGAGAGTGCAGCCTTGGGGGCAGCAGGAGTCATCCTTTGGGGAAGCATGAAGTATGCCAGTACTTCT GAGAGCTGTCTTACTGTGAAAAAATACGTAGATGGTCTCCTTGGACATTACATTGTTAATGTGACCACTGCAGCCAAGATCTGTAGCAAAATCATCTGTAAGAGGAATGGAAGATGCATTCGTAAAGACAGTGAATCTTTTGATTATTTGCACTTGCATCCTCAGAGTTTTAAGATTAGGTTttccaaaacaacaaacaaagtcTATGTGGTAGGAAGAATGAAGAGGAAAGACAAGGTGGCCATGAAAGAAAAATTTATGTGTCAATGTTACCAAGGCTGGACTGGGAAATATTGTAAAATGCCTAGCTTCAAAATGAGGGTATGA